TCAATCGCCTTGATGGTCATCTTGGCGATCGTGGCAACCGGCGTTTTTCTGCGCCAATTTAAGATCAACCCGGCAGTGCGCGCACTTCGGCCGGAAGCCTACCAGCACGCCCTCGCGCCGGAATCGGATCAGGCCGCTTTGATCGATGCCACGGCCTCAGGGATCACCCCCTTTTCGCCGCCGGAACGCTTCGGCCCGGACACCCTCTACGAAAAAATCAACGGTCGCGCGGACCTCTACCTCGCCTCCGGGTTCGCGTCCCTCTCCACCCAGCGGTTCAGCCCGAATGACGCCGCCGGGGCCTGGGTGGAGGTTTTCGTTTACGACATGGCCACGCCGGCCAATGCCTTTTCCGTGTTCAGCATGCAGCGCCGGGAAGGGGCCCGCTCCGACGATGCCTTCCCCGATGCCTACCGCACGGAAAACGCCCTCTTCATGACCCACGGGAACTTCTACCTGGAGTTCATCGGCACCGACGCCTCCCCGGGCCTGCAGCAGGCCATGGGAGACCTGGCCCGGCTTTTCGTTGCATCTCACGGCGATGCGGGCGCAGGGCCTGCACCGGGTGCCGACCTCTTTCCCATGGCGGGTTTTACGCCCGACAGCCTTCAGCTGATCGCCGCCAACGCCTTCGGCTTCGAGCAGCTGGATCAGGTCTACACCGCAGAATACCTGATCGACGCCACCCCCCTGACGGCCTTTGTTTCCCCGCGGCCGACCCCTGAGGCGGCATCCGCACTGGCCCTTGAATACCGGCAAACACTGCTCTCCTACGGCGCCCTCGTCGTAGACGGCCCGCCCCCCGTCGCGGGCGCCGGCGTTCTAAAGTTTTTCGACACCTACGAAATCGTCTTCAGCCAAGGCCGCTATCTGGCGGGGGTCCACGAAGCCGGCAGCCTGGAGGCGGCCGCCGAACTGGCCAGGAGGCTGGCCGGGCATCTGCAAGGGACAGAGCCGAAGCCGTGACCGTCACCGAAGGCGGGCCGCTCCGCTTTTCGCTCAGCGCTGGATTCGGGGAGTCGGCGACCCAACGTTACCCATATCATCCCGGGCCCCGGCGCCCTTAGGGGACTGTTGCATGACAGCTGATTCCACCCTAAACCGACGTGAATTTCTGACCCGCTGCACCCGGGCGGGGCTTTCGGTGGCGGCGGCCGCCGCCCTGGGGATCGGGTTCTACGATGGGAAGGGCCCCGATGGCGTATCCGACACCGGCGCCGCATTGCGGATTCCCGATTTTTCCCTGGCCCCGCTGCAGGGCAGGATCTGCATCGCCCGGGGAACGGACCGGGCGAGAGCCGTCGGGCAGGCCTTTGCGGCCCTGGGGGGCATGGGCGCGTTCGTCAAGCCCGGCGAACGCGTGCTGCTCAAGGTCAACGCCGCCTTCGCCTCCCCGCCGAGCCTGGGCGCCACCTCGCACCCGGATCTGGTGGCCGCCGTGGTGAGGCTGTGCCGCGACGCCGGTGCATCGCGGGTGATTGTCACCGACAACCCCATCAATGACCCGGCCTCCTGCTTCGCACTCACCGGCATCGATGCGGCGGCCCGTCAGGCTGGGGCCGAGGTGGTCTTGCCCCGCGAATCCTTGTTTGCACCCTACAGTGTGGACGGGGGGCGCCTGATCCGGGACTGGCCGGTTCTCTATGCCCCCCTGGCGCGGGTGGACCGCGTCATCGGAATGGCCCCGGTTAAAGATCATCACCGCAGCGGCGCCTCCATGACCCTGAAAAACTGGTACGGCCTGCTGGGCGGGCGGCGCAACATCTTTCACCAGGACATCCACACCATCATCCAGGAGCTGGCCATGATGATCAGGCCCACGGTGGTGGTCTTGGACGGCATCCAGACCATGATGACCAACGGGCCCACCGGGGGGTCGCTCTCGGATCTCAAACCCACCGGCACCCTGATCGTGAGCACCGATCCGGTGGCCGCCGATGCCGTCGGCGCGACCCTGCTGGGCCGGACGGCCGCAGACCTGGCCTTTATCGCCAAAGCGCAAAGCATTGGGGCCGGCACGGCCGACTACCGGTCCCTGGATCTGCAAGAGATCCAGACCTGAGGCGCGATTAGGACCGCTTCAATGAAAATCGTCACCGCCAGACGCATCAGCCAGATCTTCTTCTTCATGCTCTTCCTGTGGTTCTGCATCGTCTCCACCCTGGGCGAGCAGTGGTGGCAGTTGCGCGGCTGGCCGGTGGGCTGGCTGATGCAGCTGGACCCGCTGGTCGGCCTGGGCACCCTCTTGGCCACCGGCACCCTTTACGCCGGTTTGGTGTGGGGCCTGGCGACCGTGATCTTGACTATCCTGCTGGGCCGCTTCTTCTGCGGCTGGATCTGCCCCTTCGGGGCCCTGCACCAGGTCGTGGGGTGGATCGCCAA
This sequence is a window from Desulfobacteraceae bacterium. Protein-coding genes within it:
- a CDS encoding DUF362 domain-containing protein; translated protein: MTADSTLNRREFLTRCTRAGLSVAAAAALGIGFYDGKGPDGVSDTGAALRIPDFSLAPLQGRICIARGTDRARAVGQAFAALGGMGAFVKPGERVLLKVNAAFASPPSLGATSHPDLVAAVVRLCRDAGASRVIVTDNPINDPASCFALTGIDAAARQAGAEVVLPRESLFAPYSVDGGRLIRDWPVLYAPLARVDRVIGMAPVKDHHRSGASMTLKNWYGLLGGRRNIFHQDIHTIIQELAMMIRPTVVVLDGIQTMMTNGPTGGSLSDLKPTGTLIVSTDPVAADAVGATLLGRTAADLAFIAKAQSIGAGTADYRSLDLQEIQT